GGTTTATCCAGTTGAGGTAACGAGTCACCTTTGTATATATCCCATATTTTCCTTTCTGACCACAACCTTCCCCGTAACTAGTCACCCCATAAACAATCCATCGTTCAGTCCCATTTACGACTTTGGGACAGATGAGGGGACCACCGCTGTCTCCGGCACAAGAGTCAACACCACCCTTTTTAAACCCCGCACAAATTTGTTTGTCACCTATATTATAGTCGAATGCTTTCCGACATTTTTTCTTGCTAACGATGGGTACTTCTGCTTCACGAAGTGTTGCAGATCCTGATAAAtgtgtgtttttttgttttcccCAACCTACAATATAGCAACTTGTTCCATCGGGAAGATCATCAGATGGATCCGGTAAGCATGCGTACTGAGCTATGTTACTTATCTTTTCCGGTTTGCGGAGCTTGAGAAGAGCTATGTCATTAGTTATGGTTTCATAATCGAAGTTGCTATGAGGGAAATCTTTTTCTAATTTCatgtcaatttcttttttgttgtcAACAGATATTTCGTGTTCGCCAACACGAACAATGACTTTTCGTTTCCGGCCCCGGCGCCGGATGCAGTGGGCAGCAGTTAAAACCCAACCCGGGGCGATGAGGGTACCTCCGCAATACTGTTCCTTCCATTTTGTTAGGATGGCGACCTGTCAAATAATAGATGTTTTGTAATTTTTGTATATAAAGTCTTATATGAAGTAGGCGATACATGCGTGTTTAGATTAATGTTAcaaaaaaagtttgaaagaCAATTTAAATGAGTGACTGACAAagaatatatttgaattataatttTAACCCCAAAACCCAGCAAGCccgatgtaaatttagaaaaaatACCTTCAGCAATACGTGActataaacgttaacaatactCGTAAATAAACCCATTCATTAATTGATCTGTTTGATATTTGAAATTCTGTTAATGTAGTCCGGAAAAGCGTCGCGTCTGTTTCTTTATTACTAACCTGCCATGGCCAGCTGTGAGGTATGGCTTCTCTCCCTCCAACAATGCGGTATCCCCCACGCGGTCGAACCCCACAGATTTTCTGAGTACTGACCAACAATGGGGATGTCTGGTCGCGAGCTGAAAAAGTCGGTTATATTCTAGATATTCAAAATACGATTGTTGTcattgttaatacatgtacatgtagctttcGTAACTCCGAATATtactaaataaaattttgtttttaaaagttccTGATACTGAGTAGTTTATAAAGGTTATCTATGAATCGAATATGCTTTACCTTATTGACATACTGgaaaaattaatgtacatgttatGAAAACAAGGTCACACATATTTTCCGTGTCCCTAGATAACGATAATTTGACTCGTCTGTCTCGTGCAGTTTGTCTCGTCTcattaaattaaaattcaaactaAAAATTAGTCTTGGAAAACTGTTTTGTTACTGTATCtatctaactacatgtattgacATTGGAAGCGCCATGAAAGACCTTTAATGACACTATCAAacggtatatatacatgatacaaAGTGTGCGCTCGCCGTGGGGGGTCTGCTCATGGCAGCGTTGTCTAACTCTTACTTGAAATTTCAAGGCGAATGATTGTATATAAAACGGGTAGAAAATTCCAGGGTGTCCGCATGAGTGACAAGTTCAAAGAAATCGGGCAAATATTTCAGCGAAAATGAGTATTTTCTGTGTCCCTCGGCGGAATTGTTGTTTGGATACTTGGAATAGAAAGGAAGACattaactttgaaaataaaagtgcaaataAGTGACTCAATTGGAGTATCCTCATTGAGATTTGCAAATGAACCACGCTGGGCTCATTTAGCAGAAGAACAGGTGTTTTCCCCGAGCCTTGGCAGATTTTGGAGCATCCAATGAGAAAATAAGAACACTAATTTTGCGTCAGtattcttgtttttaaaaatgcttacCCACTTCTTTCACTCTCGGAATAACACGATATTTTTATTATCTCGTATGTATAGCTTTTGTAATTGATAACGAACAAAGGCATGAAAAAGCGATAAAGATTATGAGGGTGTCTTTATTTCTGGAGGGTTCGTTATTCCAAAAATGATATCAGTAATTGTCTAATGAGAAATATCACTAATCAAGGCCATCTCTGTGTCCTTGACATTGCTGTGTACTTTAAGTAAAAGCTAATTGCATTGTCGGGAGGAATAATCGAATCGAACATTGATTTGGCCTTATGTTAAGTTTTCCACGACGACCTAACTACGATCGGAATAATTGTGTATCTCGACAAATCTCGATTAACCCGCGGCGCTGGAACCTGCAGATTCAACTTGACATAAGTCGAATCATGAGGATTTGTTTTTTAAGAAATAACAAGATTAGAGCGACCAAATGCCTACAAGACattgaagtttattttaatgtttaataCAACATAACGGCTAGAGTTGCTACTGTACGTGTACATAGTTTTATTGGTGATGTGCCGATAACCCATATCCTAGACTGCTTGGTTTTAGATTTTGACcgaatattttcaaagtttgcCAAATCTGTCAAAGAAGATCAAATTAAATGTATTGATAGGCTATATCGTAAATATTTCCCATTTAGGAGATCATTAAGGAATGTCTCGACAGACAATATTACCCAGTTGAATAGAAAATACAGAATTTTAATTTGAGATGATAATGGAGCGTAGGAGCGGAGTGCAAAGAGCTAATAAGTCTGAGAGCGTGTCTCGAAAAGGTAAAACGAATATGTGTATTGAAAATCTTATGTAAAGTGTTTCTaacattgtaattttttttttatttttcacagcTGAATATCTCATTAAAATTCAATAAGTGGATTATGCAGGATGGtgagatataaaaaatattcatcagCCTAAATCTTAACACTTCACTGCAAGTCAATATTGGAATACTGTTCTCAATCTCCCTCGATCTAGCGTCGATCTTCGCGTGTGGTGCCTACATCTCAATCTTAGATTCTTACAATGGCAATTCCACGATTATTTTCCAACAGGTCAGGTATTCTGCGATGCATTGTCTTCTGTAGCACCTCTGTCGAGGTTGCGAacccggtttttttttttggtagcaACATTCCAAAGAGAAGAGTGCCCCACGCAGTGAAACGATCAATATTTTGGATCGAACCTTTCTATGGagatcaatttattttatcgtagGAAACTGCTTGAAAGATTA
This genomic window from Ostrea edulis chromosome 4, xbOstEdul1.1, whole genome shotgun sequence contains:
- the LOC125671106 gene encoding plasminogen-like, with amino-acid sequence MSRIIRVSVVILIFVFTSDLSMVNGKRRKGRKVESKNSTTSNPFSNDRENKILCEYYTQWSDWTRCNRKCEQTRVRRCNQPENCGTSVLKEKQSCKRRRGRCSTLSYKVIGFRRGNRLIEELLYDLLYDGWSQWGHCTRSCRKRRFRKCKEHKICGNSYIQEERKCRLAGSVCGKKYTFNTFEHEPHSPSVSQLSPREWARDQTSPLLVSTQKICGVRPRGGYRIVGGREAIPHSWPWQVAILTKWKEQYCGGTLIAPGWVLTAAHCIRRRGRKRKVIVRVGEHEISVDNKKEIDMKLEKDFPHSNFDYETITNDIALLKLRKPEKISNIAQYACLPDPSDDLPDGTSCYIVGWGKQKNTHLSGSATLREAEVPIVSKKKCRKAFDYNIGDKQICAGFKKGGVDSCAGDSGGPLICPKVVNGTERWIVYGVTSYGEGCGQKGKYGIYTKVTRYLNWINRVIRNNN